In Mauremys reevesii isolate NIE-2019 linkage group 16, ASM1616193v1, whole genome shotgun sequence, a single window of DNA contains:
- the IL34 gene encoding interleukin-34 isoform X1 translates to MQRGYVPFLYSVAVLGLAAAMPEECTIIKALQNKLMYQQRLQYMKHYFPINYTVNVQFEEVLRPSNITRLRDQNVSKLSLRCLWLSVNSQVLPKIRAVLLEKHPSWEYIRDLCRLFEELDEEYKDCNQGKMDTTVWDVVEQVLTGDAGSSRKPVRPKALLDNCVKVNRILPMIRKEAWPFPPSLHGLCTASACGLCCRATCLLPCCVVPATSPGPRGSQRPPKHLPRCPAVGALSCSPREG, encoded by the exons ATGCAGCGGGGCTACGTGCCCTTCCTCT ATTCGGTGGCTGTCCTGGGGCTGGCGGCTGCAATGCCGGAGGAATGCACGATTATCAAGGCTCTCCAGAACAAGCTGATGTATCAGCAGCGGCTCCAGTACATG AAACACTATTTCCCCATCAACTACACCGTGAATGTCCAGTTCGAAGAGGTTCTCAGGCCATCCAACATTACCAGGCTG CGGGATCAGAACGTCAGCAAGCTGTCCCTGCGCTGCCTGTGGCTCAGTGTGAACTCCCAGGTGCTGCCGAAGATCcgcgctgtgctgctggagaagcACCCGTCCTGGGAGTACATCCGAGATCTCTGCCGCCTCTTTGAGGAGCTGGATGAGGAGTACAAGGACTGCAACCAG GGGAAAATGGACACCACCGTCTGGGACGTGGTAGAGCAGGTTCTCACCGGCGACGCAGGGAGCAGCCGGAAGCCCGtgcgccccaaagccctgctggATAACTGCGTCAAG GTAAATAGGATTCTGCCTATGATCAGGAAGGAAGCGTGgccatttcctccctctctccatgGCCTCTGCACCGCCTCGGCATGTGGTCTCTGTTGTCGCGCTACCTGTCTGCTTCCGTGTTGCGTTGTGCCTGCCACCTCCCCGGGGCCCAGAGGAAGCCAGCGCCCTCCAAAGCATCTTCCAAGGTGCCCGGCAGTGGGAGCTTTGTCTTGTTCTCCCAGGGAAGGATGA
- the IL34 gene encoding interleukin-34 isoform X2, producing MQRGYVPFLYSVAVLGLAAAMPEECTIIKALQNKLMYQQRLQYMKHYFPINYTVNVQFEEVLRPSNITRLRDQNVSKLSLRCLWLSVNSQVLPKIRAVLLEKHPSWEYIRDLCRLFEELDEEYKDCNQGKMDTTVWDVVEQVLTGDAGSSRKPVRPKALLDNCVKVMWLLYSESCELRSLPGQPEWRQLPAHGGAIGGGK from the exons ATGCAGCGGGGCTACGTGCCCTTCCTCT ATTCGGTGGCTGTCCTGGGGCTGGCGGCTGCAATGCCGGAGGAATGCACGATTATCAAGGCTCTCCAGAACAAGCTGATGTATCAGCAGCGGCTCCAGTACATG AAACACTATTTCCCCATCAACTACACCGTGAATGTCCAGTTCGAAGAGGTTCTCAGGCCATCCAACATTACCAGGCTG CGGGATCAGAACGTCAGCAAGCTGTCCCTGCGCTGCCTGTGGCTCAGTGTGAACTCCCAGGTGCTGCCGAAGATCcgcgctgtgctgctggagaagcACCCGTCCTGGGAGTACATCCGAGATCTCTGCCGCCTCTTTGAGGAGCTGGATGAGGAGTACAAGGACTGCAACCAG GGGAAAATGGACACCACCGTCTGGGACGTGGTAGAGCAGGTTCTCACCGGCGACGCAGGGAGCAGCCGGAAGCCCGtgcgccccaaagccctgctggATAACTGCGTCAAGGTCATGTGGCTGCTGTACAGCGAATCGTGTGAGTTGAGATCCCTTCCAGGGCAGCCAgagtggagacagctcccagctCACGGGGGTGCTATCGGAGGAG GTAAATAG
- the IL34 gene encoding interleukin-34 isoform X3 — translation MQRGYVPFLYSVAVLGLAAAMPEECTIIKALQNKLMYQQRLQYMKHYFPINYTVNVQFEEVLRPSNITRLRDQNVSKLSLRCLWLSVNSQVLPKIRAVLLEKHPSWEYIRDLCRLFEELDEEYKDCNQGKMDTTVWDVVEQVLTGDAGSSRKPVRPKALLDNCVKVMWLLYSESCK, via the exons ATGCAGCGGGGCTACGTGCCCTTCCTCT ATTCGGTGGCTGTCCTGGGGCTGGCGGCTGCAATGCCGGAGGAATGCACGATTATCAAGGCTCTCCAGAACAAGCTGATGTATCAGCAGCGGCTCCAGTACATG AAACACTATTTCCCCATCAACTACACCGTGAATGTCCAGTTCGAAGAGGTTCTCAGGCCATCCAACATTACCAGGCTG CGGGATCAGAACGTCAGCAAGCTGTCCCTGCGCTGCCTGTGGCTCAGTGTGAACTCCCAGGTGCTGCCGAAGATCcgcgctgtgctgctggagaagcACCCGTCCTGGGAGTACATCCGAGATCTCTGCCGCCTCTTTGAGGAGCTGGATGAGGAGTACAAGGACTGCAACCAG GGGAAAATGGACACCACCGTCTGGGACGTGGTAGAGCAGGTTCTCACCGGCGACGCAGGGAGCAGCCGGAAGCCCGtgcgccccaaagccctgctggATAACTGCGTCAAGGTCATGTGGCTGCTGTACAGCGAATCGT GTAAATAG